The Alligator mississippiensis isolate rAllMis1 chromosome 3, rAllMis1, whole genome shotgun sequence DNA window GCTAGCTGATCTCAAAAATGCTCTGCTCTTATAACAGAGCTGTCCCAAAATGGCTGCTCTCGTTAGCCTCCTGGCAGCCCTCTGCTCCAGGCGTTAAAGTGACAGACACCCTAAAGGGTGTTCTGTCACACCTACATTTACTGATAAATGAATTATATCAATATATATCCCCCCGAAAAAATATGTATCAAATCTACTGTAAAAACGATTTAGTTGTAAATTGATATGTTATAATTGCTATATCAACCAGTGAAAATACACCTTTCTTTaaacaacaaaaccaaaagaTGAGaaggtgtcacagagcactgaggtgccctgctcccaaagaggggaaaaactgctagggaggaagcccgagcaggaaataaggagcccagctgtgggttgcctgggcaaccagggaaggtcggCTGAACagaaggagcagggcctggctcccttataaaccctaggggctggggctagaggcagttccctgccagctaccaaagaggaaggagctctctgccctgggagagaggggaaacctgatGCAGTGGCTACATCTGAGAGTTAAATGGTCACTGGTAGGACTAAATGTTGTTTGGGCTGGTTGGCTTCTGTTTTTtgttatagccgaagggcttgtgttttgttgttgttagaaccggtggtttgggtgaggctattaggggttggaggaggcctcatagggaactcatagaggagtgtgaggaccccggtgccagtgaaggtgcagcgtttggggtgcatagaccccagccctagagaagggcagttgagactccccagagagggagcatttactaagaggccccagtgagggcctggtgagccccagagaggggcggccTTATtaagaagcccagtgcgggcgtgttgagcccagagagggcggcttcacagagaaggccccgagagagtgTGGCCTGACAGAGAAGAcccagagaggggacagcagTGTTGAGGAGCGCCCTGAGAGGGGGcaaaagcccagagaagggggcagctactgagaagccccagtgcaggcgtggcgaGTCCCGGAGAGGGGGTAGCACTAccggggagccccagagagggggcagttgccgagaagccccagaggagggggcattattgggggagtcccagagagggggcggcgtAACTGAGGAGGCTCAGAGGGGACAAAAGGGCATAATGAGGAACATCTATTCCATCGGTGAGGTGTTGACtctggtgtaggggaggaaacggagctgcagatagcgccccctggcagcggggcaagaaaaaggcagcctcccgctaattaacaccaattaattaattaacaacaaggcatggcaggcgagtaggtgggcggttgcccccaggaacaggtgtgcgggccgcATTTAGGTCGGCCCAGATCGGGTACCTGTCacaatggtgcattggccgggaaggtTTAATACGGCAGTTTGCATCATAGGATGCTGGTTTGGCCATATGAGAGAGAGATTCCTTGGGTCCAGAGAGAGAGCGGATGCTTAGCCTGGGTCCAGAGTCAGAACCACAGGTTGTAGTTCAGCTACAGCAAGCGATACAAGGCCTATGGGAGCAAGCCACTAGACAACGGGCTCTGTTAGCCAATGCAAGGGAAACCATCGACACTCAACCGGCGATCCTGGTGGGGATGTGTGGCTATGGAGCTAGGAGTGGCCCTGAGGCGGGAAACAAGCCACCGGCGGTTACAGTTGAAGTGATAATGGAGGGAAGAAAGGTTCGAGCTATGTTGGACTCGAGCTCATTACAGATGATGGTGCGGAGCAACGTGCTACcagaggaaaaaagggaaatagTAGATCATGTAAAAATACAATGTTGGTGTGGGGACTCCCTAAGAGTCAAGAGAGTAAGGGTCAGGCTTCAGGTAGGCGATAGGACCCAGCAGATGCTAGTTGGGGTTGCTGAGCAGTTACCCTACCCAGTAGTACTGGGTTGTGATTGGCTGGAGCTATTGGGGGAAATAACCAGAGCAAGGTCAAAGGAGAAGGTTGAGGGATTCACGGTAGAGACCGAACAAGCACCCCCTGATGAAGAAGCTAGGCAAGAGGTGGATGCCACCACTTTGTGGGAGGATGAACACTTTCAGTTGGAATAGAGCTCGGAGACAGACTTTCGCTACGCGTTGCAAGAACACCTAGCCCAATGAGACGGCGAAGTCTTACGGCCAGAGCTGATGAAGACGACCCCAAGATTCGAGGCACGGAATGGTCTCCTGTACTGAATTGAACGAGGAaggcctggaggggaggaggtcaTACAGCTGCTAGTACCTCGCCGATATCGAAGGGCTGTCTTGAAGGTGGCTCATGAACTCCCTATGGGGAGAGACAAAATGGAAGCCCGTATTAGGGCAAGATTCTTTTGGCCTGGACTGTTGCGAGAAGTGGCAAGATATTGCAGTTCCTGTCCTGTGTGCCGAAAAGTGGATCCGAGGCGCCCCCCAAAGGCACCTTTAATTCCGATGCTGTTGATAGAGGTTCTATTTGAGCAAGTAGCAGTGGACATCGTGGGGCCCCTGCCTCGTAGCAGCACGGGAAACCAGTATATCCCAGTCCTACTGGATTATGCCACCAGGTACCCTGAGGCTGTGCCGATGCAAACCATATCAGCTCCGAAGGTGGCGAACAAGCTACTGAAAATATTCTCTCGGGTAGGGCTCCCTAGGGAATTGTTGACAGACCAGGGGATGAATTTTACCTCATGTGTCTTCGAGGGAGTGAGTAAAGCTCTCGGGATTAAACACCTGAAGACGGCAGTCTACCACCCCCAAACAGATGGACTCATTAAACGTTTTAATCAGACCCTGAAGCAAATGTTGAAGAAATTTGTTGCTGAAAGCCCTCAGAATTGGGATAAAATGATACCCCCTTTGCTGTTCGTGGTAAGAGAGGCACCCCAGATCTCAACGgggttttcaccctttgaacTGTTATACGGCCGGCAACCCCGGGGAATACTCAATCTGATTTAAGAAGGTTGGGAAGAACCACAAGGTAAAGACCAGAATTTGATCCAGTATGTGATACAACTGCGGGAGCGCCTGGAAGCTGCTCGGAGTGAGGTCGTAGGGAATCTCAGAGAGGCCCAGCAATGTCAGGTGAGATATTACAACCGGGGTGCCAGGGAAAGGAAGTTTGACGTGGGGGACCGCGTGTTGGTTCTATTGCCGGACCAGGGGAGTAAACTGCTTGCCCAGTGGCAGGGACCCTATGAAGTTATACGCCAAGTGGGGCCCTTGGATTATGAGGTGTATCAGACagacaaacaaaagaagaagcaggtaTACCACGTCAATCTGCTGAAGAAATGGGAAGACCGAGAATGTATGTACCTGGCCTCCCATCCTGACGAACCAGAATTAGGACCCTCTTTGATAAAGGGAAGCGGACCGGGTAACGTGGAACTGGCCGTGCGACTGACGGAGGACCAGAGGGGACAGGCCGCCAAACTAGTCAGGGAATTTGGAGACATGTTTCAGGAAATGCCTGGGGAGGCTCGGGGTGTAGTACACTGAATAAAAACTCCTCCAGGCCAAGTGATCTGGGAGAGTTGGAGACGGATTCCCCAATGACTACAGGGACAGATAAAAACAGAAATTGAGATGATGCTAGAGAGAGGCATCATATGCAGGTCCCACAGCGACTGGCGGAGTCCCATCGTGGCGGTACCTAAGCCAGATGGAAAAATTCATCTATGTGTCGATTTCCGGAAGGTAAATGCAGTAGCGAAGTTCGATGCCTACCCGATGCCGAGAGTAGATGCACTGATAGAAAACATTGGACAAGCTCGTTACATCTCCACCTTAGACCTGACAAAAGGCTATTGGCAGGTGCCAGTAGCACCTGAAGACCAAGAGAAAACAGCATTCGCTACCCCATGGGGGCTCTTCCACTTCCGACGCATGCCCTTCAGActgcatggagctgcagctaCGTTCCAGCATCTAATGGACAGAGTGTTGGCCCCCCACATGGGTTATGCTGCCACGTACATAGATGATATTATTATATATACTGAAGACTGGGCTGAACACCTCAAAGCGCTAAGGGCAGTGGTACAAGACTTGAGATGAGCTGGGCTGACAGCTAATCCAAAAAAGTGTACCATAGAGAAAGAAGAGACTCAATACCTGGGGTTCCTAGTAGGAAGCGGAAAAGTGAAGCCATTATTAAGTAAGGTGGAGGCCTTAAGGAAGTACCAAATTCCCCGATCTAAAAAACAAGTGAGGGCTTTTTTGGGGCTAGCCAACTATTACAGAAGATTTGTACCCCACTTTGCAGATTTGGCGGTACCATTGACAGAGATGACAAAGGCAGGGGCTCCTGCCAAGGTGAGATGGACGCCGGAGGCGGAAAAGGCATTCCAAGCGGTGAAGGAAGCACTGTGCATGCAACCCCTGCTGTATGCCCCAGACTTTAATAAACCCTTCCTGGTGCAGACCGATGTGTCAAAGGCAGCAGTTGGAGCGGTGTTGATCCAggtagagggggaagaggagcgcCCTATAGCATACATAAGTAGGAAGTTACACCCACTGAGCGGAACTATGCCACGATAGAAAAGGAGTGTTTGGCAATTAAGTGGGCAGTGGAAACACTCCGCTACTATCTGCTAGGACGGAGGTTCACATTGATAAAGGACCACGCACCCCTATGCTGGTTGCAGAGCATGAAGACAGACAACGCTAGACTAATGAGATGGGCCCTTAGTCTGCAACCGTATTGCTTTGAGGTAAAACATTGCCCAGGTGCTAAAAACATAAGCACTGATTTCTTCTCGAGGCAATATGAGGAAGAAGAAGGACTGGGTGGAACAGAAAGACCGTGGCCAAGAGGGAAAAGTGGAGGGGTGCAGGTAATAAAGAACCTgaaccctgttactaagagacagagCGGTTCCCCTAGGCACAGAAACTTCCAGTTAGGGCGGCTGACACAAGAGAGACCCTGACTCAATCCCTACCAGCCGGtcaggtggcaggaggaggagagtcAAACCTGTGTAAAGGGCAAGCGGAGGAGGTAGGAATGACGGCCTAGAGGCGGACTCCTAACGGCTACAGTACTGTGCCCGACACCTTGGTTGGAGAAAATACCCAGACCCGGGGCCATCCATCTCAATTATTTAAAAGATGAAGGGAAAAGATAGGGATTTAAAAGATGAAGGGAttgcaccctaccagggatggCTAATGTGTGgggactacctgtggcagggtaactCCCGATAAATCCCACATGGTGCACCCTTGGGTAAAAGGCGAGGAGGAGGCGCCTGAAAACCTCCGCCTTCCATATTTGAGTCACCGGGTGCCTGAAGGAAGGCCGAGAAAAACCCCAGATCGGTGTAACACCTAACCAGAATGAAGATCCGCCTCTGTGAGTCAGGATCTTGAgggggggaggtgtgtcacagagcactgaggtgccctgctcccaaagaggggaaaactgctagggaggaagcccgagcaggaaataaggagcccagctgtgggttgcctgggcaaccagggaaggtcggctgaccagaaggggcagggcctggctcccttataaaccctaggggctggggctagaggcagttccctgccagctaccaaagaggaaggagctctctgccctgggagagaggggaaacctgatGCAGGGGCTGCATCTGAGAGTTAAACGGTCACCGGTAGGACCAAATGTTGTTTGGGCTGGTTGGCTTCTGTTTTTTATTATAACcgaagggcttgtgttttgttgttgttagaaccggtggtttgggtgaggctcttaggggttggaggaggcctcata harbors:
- the LOC106737363 gene encoding uncharacterized protein LOC106737363, which encodes MMLERGIICRSHSDWRSPIVAVPKPDGKIHLCVDFRKVNAVAKFDAYPMPRVDALIENIGQARYISTLDLTKGYWQVPVAPEDQEKTAFATPWGLFHFRRMPFRLHGAAATFQHLMDRVLAPHMGYAATYIDDIIIYTEDWAEHLKALRAVVQDLR